In Bradyrhizobium paxllaeri, the genomic stretch GCACGCATCGTTAGCGCACGATGACGTTGCTTATGTCGATCTTGCACGATCTGGTTAAGCGTAGCCCGCATGAGCGGAGCGATATGCGGGACCGGTCCCGCATATCGTTCCGCTCATGCGGGCTTACTACTCAGGCTACTTTCCTACCTCACCGCAATCGGCGAGACCGTGGAGCCCGTGCCGCCCTGAATCTTCAGCGGCTGCATCACGAAGGCGAATTCGCCGACGCCCTTCTGAGCGAGCTCATCGAGCTTGAGATTTTCCAAAAGGTGGATGCCGTTCACCACCAGCGCGATCTGGTGCACGGGCAGCGACAATTGCTTGTCCGGATTGGGCGCGACCTCGACCGGCCAGTTGTCGGCGCCGAGCAGCATCGGGTCCTTTGTGGCGAGCCAGAGCGCGGCCTGCACGCCGATGCCGGGACAGGACTTTACGTAGCGCGGATTGTCCTTGCCGTAGAGCTTGCCCCAGCCGGTGTGGATGATCACGGCGTCGCCGGGTTGCAGCGCCAGGTTCTGCTTTTTCAGCGCACCTTCGAGATCCTCGACGGTGATTTCGTAATTGTCGTCCAGCATCGCGACGCCCTTGAAGGCCGCGACGTCGATTAGCACGCCGCGCGTGAACAGCGCGCCGACATTGTGGATGCCGAACTTCTTGAAGCCGGCACGGTCGATATTCTCGTCGACCTTCTGACAATTGTACCAGCTGTTGAGATGAGTCTGGTGCGCAAAGCCGTCGAACTGCGTGCCGACCTGTCCAAGCTCGGTCACGATGATCTCTTCATTCGAACCGCGCATGTTGGAGAACTGGTTCATGAAGGTGCGCTTGGCATGCATGTCGAAGCGCCGCGTTCCAAAGAATGCCATGCTGGGGCCGAGCACATGCGCCAGCTCGATCACTTCGCCTGATTTGATCAGCTTGGCGGCGTTCAGCACCGCCGCCGGCTTCTGGTGGTTGGCCGAACCGCGCTCGTCGGCCGCGCCCCATTTCGACGGACATCGCTGGCTTTCGGTCGGCACCGTCCAGGTCGGCGCTTGCGCGAAGGCTGTGGCGGTGAATGCAAGCGTGACCGCCGCACCCAACGTGAATGCTTTCATTTCAAATCCTCCCAAGAGCGGGCGCTCTGGCTTCGGCACCCTGACACAGATAATGCGGGTGCCATCGCGGCCAATTCAAGTCTGACGACGTGTCGCGAGCGGCGTGCCATCGAAGATTGCGGCGGCAGGGAAAACTTGATTTGCTGAACAGATTCAAACTGATTTGGGTCGTCCAGTCGTCAGCGCAAAAATATACTGCTTTCCCTCGCCCCCAAATCAGCGGCATTTTCCGCGCGTCCCGCCTCGACAAGAGGGGCGTATCGCGGTCGTCACGAACGCGAGGCGGGATGCGGTGGAGGCGAGGGCGTCGCCCGGGCTTGCGCTGGATGTCCGCCTAGGCCATGAGCAGAAGTTCAGCTTTGTCTTCCATCTGGTTTTCGCGCGGCTCGTGGTATCGTTATCGATACGGACCACGTCCACCCGCCGGGGCAGCCATGGTCGAATATCCTGCTAGACGGATCGACTACCGCGAGCAAGGATCGGGGCCGGCAATTCTTTTCGTGCCCGGCTCGTGGAGTACGGGCGCACTGTGGCGTGGTGTGATCGCCTTGTTAGGAGATCGCTTTCGGGCGGTGACAACGAGCCTGCTCGGTTATGGCGATACCGAAGAGCGCCGGACGCCGGACGACGTTTCGATCGAACAGGAGATCGACGTTATCGATGCCGTCATCCAGCGCACTAACAGCGCTGTCCACCTCGTCGGGCATTCGTATGGTGGCACCGTATGTCTGGCGACCGCCCTCCGTGATCCGACCAAAATCGCAAGCATGACCCTGATCGAGGCGACCCCGTTCAATCTGCTTCGCCACTCCGGCGATCTCGGGCCGTACGAGCAAGTGCGCGCGATGAGCGACGCTTATGTCCGCGCATGTGATAACGGAAATCTGCTGGCTGCGCGGAGCATCATCGACTTCTACGGCGGCGACGGTAGTTTTGATACGTTCGGAGCCCGGGCCCGGGATTACATTGTTGCCACCACGCCGACGAACATTCTCGACTGGTCGTCGGCGTGGCGTTTCGACGTGCCGCTTGCCGCATATGCGGCCATCACGGCACCAAGCCTCCTCGTGCGAGGTGAACGCAGTCATCCAGTCGTTCAGCGCGTCGCCGAGGTGCTGAATGACGCGATCTCCAGATCGTCGCTGGTGACCGTTCCCGGTGCCAGTCACTTCATGGTCGCGACCCATGCGTCGGATGTCGCGAGGCTCATCCGTGAGCACGTCGCAACAGTCGAGACGCTGCGCTAGTTTAGCGCCACTAGACACTTGCTGCCGAAAGCATCCAGCTCCGATCAACCGAAGATCGCCTGTGGGCCAAAAAGGCGACATTCGGAGTTGCTCGCCCAAGTCCGCGTCACCCCTAAAAGCGGACGTGCCGCAGTAGGCCGCATTGAACTTGGGGTCCTTTGAAGAGCGTGAGTTATTGGGGGGACCGCGCGACGGCACACATTCAAGATATTTGCCCGGGCGATTTTCCGGGTTGCGTTGCGATCGCTCGTCACCGCTCGCCCTGGGCCCGCATCGCGGCGGCGAATGTCCTGCCCTCGTTCACCCATCTATCGAGCGGCAGGTCGTTGAGCCGTTCCACCAGCACCATCTTGGTACCGACCACCTCGTGGTCGTCAAATTCGAAACACCAACAGCCTTTTCCTTTATGGTACAGCTTCAGGCAGGGGTCCCCGATCACGTGGACGACCGTTTGTGTGTTGAACATCGTCAGTGATAGCCTCGTTCGATGACCCGGACGCCCGCGTCATAGGTGGTCGTGGTGGGGCATTGCCATTTGCAGCGGCGTTGACCGTCTGCCCCTTGTCGGAACACCTGAGAACACTACTGAGAGCCATCGACATCGCTGCCAATTGAGTGACTGCCCGGCGTCTTCCGACCTTGGCATTGCTGCGCGGCCTGACGTGACTGCCCGCCCAACGAAAAGCCCGGCGGGCACGCCGGGCGATCGGAGGTATAGTTACGTGATGAAGTGCGAGTATCAAAGATCAGGGGGGGATCGGCGTCGGTTCGCTTTGCAACACTGGGACCGCCGAAAAATCGAAATATTTGCCCGACGATTACCCTAGTTGCGTTGCGGATCGGTACAAAAATCGGAGGGGCCGACGTGAGCGCGCGATGGCTGTGCGCCGGGACGCGGTGAGGAATTGATCGACGGGCATCTACAGCGCGTGGCGAGAAGGGAACTATTTGGGCAACAGCCGATTGAATTAGGTGCCAACGCGCACGAGGAGGTGCTGCCATGCGCCTTCAGACATATCGGGACGAAAATCACTCCAGCCACCTCGATTTGGTCGACCACCACTGGTCAATTGACCTAGTCACCATTGCAGCCTCAGGCATCTTAGTGGTGGGCTTCGCCTGTGCCTTCGTGTCCCTATGGGTCCACTAGCCGACTGCGGGATGCCGTCCGTCATCGAACGCTGACACAGGGTCGATGCGGTGCGAGCGCTAGCGCGCGACGCCATGCACGTGTGGTCTCGCCCCCCAACAACAGTCCCACCACTGGCGGCAGCTACGGGACCGTTGCCGAGGGCATATCGGGCTGGGTGATACGCCCGTCCATCAAAGATCCCTATGGACAATTGCACGTCACGCGTGCCGCCCTGAGCGAAACAGATTACCTGCCGCTGCCGTCGTGACGGTGTGCGCGCCGCCTGCCAGACGACAATCTCAGGAGATTTCTGAGGCTTGGGTCCTTCTGCGCGCATGAATTGATGGGGGGACCGCGCGACGGCACACATTCAAGATATTTGCCCGGGCGATTTTCCGGGTTGCGTTGCGATCGATCGTCACCGCTCTCGCTGCGCCCGCATCGCGGCGGCGAATGTCCTGCCCTCGTTCACCCATGTATCGAGCGGCAGGTCGTTGAGCCGTTCCACCTGCACTATCTTGGTACTGACCACCTCGTGGTCGTCAAATTCGAAATACCAACAGCCTTTGCCTTTGTGGTGCAGCTTCAGCAGGGGTCGCCGACAAGGTGGACGACCGTCTCCGTGTTGAACATCGTTAGTTATAGCTCCGTTGGATGGACGCTCGCGTCATAGGTGGTCGTGGTATTGCCACTCGCAGCAGCGTTGCCCGTCTGTCCCTTGTCGGAAAGCTGAGATCAACACTGAGAACCGTCTCGACGTCGCTGCCGATTGAGTGACTGCCCGGCGTCTTCCGACCTTGAGCTAAGCAGTTGGAAAAGTGGTGTGCCGTAGCCAGGCTGCACGATCCCAGCAGTCGGTGATGTAGCAAGGACCCGGCGCAAATCTCTTGGGAATTCTCGCCATTTTTTTGTTATCCCGCGCCAAAGTCGGCGGCAGCAATGCGAGAACAGCCCGACCATCCGCATCAGTCACCGGGTCCTTTGGAGAGCGCTGCGCACGCGGGGACCGCGCGACCGCGCCGTATGAACATATTTGCAATTCATCACATCGCGCTAAATTTCGTACCTCCTCGCACACAAAGACGCTGCATGATGCGGCTTGATAGCGGACGGGGTAATCCATTGTTTATCGTGCGATCACGGGGGATGGTGGTGCATCCTCCAGCCGTGGCGACGTTCAACAAGTGAATGGCGGCAGAAGACAAGAACACCCGCCTCAAATCTAGTACCGTCTTGTCTTTTCTGCATTGGAAGGCGACGTGGATACTTACACCATCATCTTCGCGGCGCTGGCGGTCTTTATGTGCCTGCGCCTGCGCAGTGTCCTTGGACAGCGCACCGGGAGCGAACGATCATTCCAAGTCAGCGCCTTCGCCTATCGCCTCTCTAGGATCGCAGCGGTTTTATTGGCGGTGCTTTACGTCGCTTACGAAGCCAAGTGGTATGAGGCGATCAAGGCTCGCGCAACAGCTATCACAACCATCAGCGGCCCCGCCCGCGTTATCGACGGCGACACCGAAGTCGTATTATTGGCAATGGTACTCCTCTTGGGGGCTGCTCTGGTCTTGTCTTTTCTGCATTGGAAGGATTGGAAGGAGCAAAATGAAGGGCTGAAGAAGGCCAAGCCGCTTGATGGGCTTCTGTGGGATCATCCGTCGCAGCGCAACGCTGATGATCGGGGGTCGCATCAGAGGGCCCAGATATTCGTGACCGGAATTTTCGTCCCTCTCGTCGCAGCCGCTGTCGGCGCGGTGATTTACGTGGGCGCTACCACGTGGTATCCCGCGCTCGCGCCTGCTCCATCCAGGATTGCTTCGCCGACCATCAGCGGCCCCGCTCGCGTTATCGACGGCGACACCGTCGTCGTCGCGGGCACGACAGTACGGCTCAAGGGCGTCGATGCGGCCGAACTGGGTACAGCGCGCGGCGAGAATGCCCGGCGCGTGATGACTACGCTTGTTACCGGGTCGCTGACCTGTCGCTTGACCGGCGAAAAGACCTATAGCCGCGAGGTCGGCTATTGCACCACGGCCAGCGGCACCGACATCAATCGAGCCATAATTGCTCAAGGTGCCGCTCTCGCGTGTCCGCGCTACGACGCCCGCTATGTGCCTTTCGAGCAGGAGGCCGCGTTAGCGGCGCAACCACGGTCATCCTATTGCGTGAAGCGCTAGGCGATAGAATCCTGACCGCTGCCAGCGTCCTTACTTGCCATTCTGTTTGATGCCCCACAACCGATAGGCTTCGTCGATGTATGGGGCCGGCTCTGTCGGCTCCGGCATCAGCTTCGCGCCCTCTTTACAGAAGTGGTCGAGGCCACGTCACGACTTCAAGGACGGCCCTACACGCCGGTCGGGCTGCTTACAGTGCAAAAGGATATGCGCGTGATCAAATCGCGCCACGCCATCGATCCCTTCGGCAAGGTTCTGGCACCATCCCAGAATGTGGGTATCTGTATCCGATCGCGCTGAAGCGCGAGACCCACTTTGCCATGCGAAAAAGAATTAAAAAGCGCCGTGATAAAGCACGTACTGAATCATGTCGTTAACAGTTCGACTGTGGGTCGTGTAGAGAGTGCCGGATGCTTGGCGGGCCTTTTCGCCTTTCGCAGCAGCATTGATTGCATACAAACTAAAAAGCTGACCGATACTGCTCATGGCCATGAATAAGGGTGGATTTTCGTCCTTCCCCGCCGCCGCTGTTTCGCTAAACCATTTTGCGCCTTCCTCAAGATCCGTGGCGGACTGCTTTGTCGCGAAGAAGAAAAACTGAGAGTAAAGATTTCGGCTCAAATCGTAATTAGGCATCAATTTTTTTAATGCCTCAATCACGAGTTGGCCGCAGGCCAACTTCGCTTCATGGTCGGCTGCGAACCACTGAATTCCGAACGCTTTTACAGCCGCCTCGGCGTCATGCATTGCACCGTCCGACCGCCTCTCAGATGTTAGCCCAGATATCCAGTTCAGCATGATGCTAACCTCCGGGTTTTTATCGGCTCATCGTCCCTCGAAGGAAATAGATGGAGCGGCCTCGCGATTCCGACCGCGCCAGTGGAGGCAGCGTCCTAGCCCACCCCTCTTGACGTAAATCAATGACACCAAGGAGCGTTTCTGCCGGCTGACAGCCCAGCCGGATAGATAACTGTCCACCCCCACAATTCGCCGTGGCTCCTGCAACGGCCAACTACCAGCCATAGCCCGATTTGCGCTAAGCTTGGCATTCGGCTTTGATGAGACATGGGCACGAAATACTCGCGTCGATGCGACCGCGACAGACGCGATTCCTTATGCGTTGTTCTCGCCGGTCATCTCGGCCGCTACTTCAGACAGTTTACCGGGAAGACGCTCTTCCGCGCTTGCTGCGCTATATCCGCAACCGTCTTGCCCGCAGTGCCATCCTCCATCGGCTCCAGGGTTATCCATTGCGCAGCAAGGAATGCAGTGACGATTTCCTTTCTGATCGCGAAATTGATGCCCTGAGGAACAAAGCCTCCGACTTTTATCGCGGTAATATCGTTTAATCTGCTTCTGACTACACCGACAAGTGCTCCGGCTCGGTCCACGAGGGCACCCCCAGAATTTCCGGGTTGAATGGCGGCGGTGAATTGCAATTTGGTGCTGTCATTTCCTACGCCGCTTAGAGCACTTACGGTGCCAGTGGTCACGTTTATTCCCTCGCCAAGGAGGGCCCGTAAGGGGTAGCCTAGGGCCACCATATCTTCCCCCAGCCGAACTGATTTGCTTGTTAACTTCAACGGCTCGGCCTCGAAGTCAGGCGGTGTTTTGATTTGGATCAGCGCGAGATCGTTCCCACTGTCCTGTCCAATCAATGTTGCTGATCCGACACCAGGAACGTTAATTCTCTCACATTCCGAAATCACGTGATGGTTCGTAAGCAAATGGCCCTGCCGAGAAACGACGATGGCACTTCCACTTGAAATCTCAGCCCGCTGGTCATTCGGCGTTGTAATTGCCGCCCGTTTTTGCGGCGGTGCCGTTGCCACGGGTGGCGAAACAACGGTTGCTGGAGCATTGGTTAGTGCCGCTATCTCCACTTCGAGCGTGCGCTTTAAGTCATCGTTCGAAGGAGCTAACGTGCGAGCGGCTTCGAAGTCACTTTTTGCAGCTTGAGGCTGCCCCATTTTCGCATAAGTGCGTCCGCGCTCGACCAGCGTCCAAGCGTTCGTCGGTTCCAATTTCAAAGCGATCTCGTAATCTGACAACGCACGATCGAACTGGCCCCAGTCCCGCAGGGCGTTTCCCCGTTCGTAGAACCGAAACAGACGCGCCACGGGATCTAGCCGGATTGCCTCGTCAAAGTCTGCAATAGCGTGGCTCAGGTCGCCCAATCCTCGAAACGCTTGGGCACGATTGTGAAAGCGAAAGGCGCGAGGAGTAGTATCTAGTCGGATTGCT encodes the following:
- a CDS encoding cyclase family protein, whose translation is MKAFTLGAAVTLAFTATAFAQAPTWTVPTESQRCPSKWGAADERGSANHQKPAAVLNAAKLIKSGEVIELAHVLGPSMAFFGTRRFDMHAKRTFMNQFSNMRGSNEEIIVTELGQVGTQFDGFAHQTHLNSWYNCQKVDENIDRAGFKKFGIHNVGALFTRGVLIDVAAFKGVAMLDDNYEITVEDLEGALKKQNLALQPGDAVIIHTGWGKLYGKDNPRYVKSCPGIGVQAALWLATKDPMLLGADNWPVEVAPNPDKQLSLPVHQIALVVNGIHLLENLKLDELAQKGVGEFAFVMQPLKIQGGTGSTVSPIAVR
- a CDS encoding alpha/beta fold hydrolase: MVEYPARRIDYREQGSGPAILFVPGSWSTGALWRGVIALLGDRFRAVTTSLLGYGDTEERRTPDDVSIEQEIDVIDAVIQRTNSAVHLVGHSYGGTVCLATALRDPTKIASMTLIEATPFNLLRHSGDLGPYEQVRAMSDAYVRACDNGNLLAARSIIDFYGGDGSFDTFGARARDYIVATTPTNILDWSSAWRFDVPLAAYAAITAPSLLVRGERSHPVVQRVAEVLNDAISRSSLVTVPGASHFMVATHASDVARLIREHVATVETLR
- a CDS encoding thermonuclease family protein; translated protein: MDTYTIIFAALAVFMCLRLRSVLGQRTGSERSFQVSAFAYRLSRIAAVLLAVLYVAYEAKWYEAIKARATAITTISGPARVIDGDTEVVLLAMVLLLGAALVLSFLHWKDWKEQNEGLKKAKPLDGLLWDHPSQRNADDRGSHQRAQIFVTGIFVPLVAAAVGAVIYVGATTWYPALAPAPSRIASPTISGPARVIDGDTVVVAGTTVRLKGVDAAELGTARGENARRVMTTLVTGSLTCRLTGEKTYSREVGYCTTASGTDINRAIIAQGAALACPRYDARYVPFEQEAALAAQPRSSYCVKR
- a CDS encoding trypsin-like peptidase domain-containing protein, which translates into the protein MASWKIVCFFSIVTFWSTATAARDTTWKDCELGRQDPDRSISACSRLLARGPTRVHAAAFHNRGLAFAAKGNLDQAISDVSAGIRLDPNRAYRWQERGELHTQQGKYQQGVADITEAIRLDTTPRAFRFHNRAQAFRGLGDLSHAIADFDEAIRLDPVARLFRFYERGNALRDWGQFDRALSDYEIALKLEPTNAWTLVERGRTYAKMGQPQAAKSDFEAARTLAPSNDDLKRTLEVEIAALTNAPATVVSPPVATAPPQKRAAITTPNDQRAEISSGSAIVVSRQGHLLTNHHVISECERINVPGVGSATLIGQDSGNDLALIQIKTPPDFEAEPLKLTSKSVRLGEDMVALGYPLRALLGEGINVTTGTVSALSGVGNDSTKLQFTAAIQPGNSGGALVDRAGALVGVVRSRLNDITAIKVGGFVPQGINFAIRKEIVTAFLAAQWITLEPMEDGTAGKTVADIAQQARKSVFPVNCLK